The genomic stretch GTTCGGAAACGTCCAGGATGCCACCGGCAACACCATGAACGGCGGGAAGATCATTATACACGGGTCAGCCGGGGATGTTCTCGGCTACAGCATGAGGGGCGGGGAGATCTACGTCAGGGGCAACGTGGGATACCGGGTTGGGATCCACATGAAGGAGTATGAGGCGAAGGTTCCCACTATTGTCATCGGCGGGACAGTGCAGGATTTCTTCGGGGAGTACATGGCCGGGGGCCGTATTATCGTTCTGAACAAGTTCTTCGAGGATAATCCACCACAGCGCCTCTCCTATTTCATAGGCACCGGCATGCACGGCGGCACCATCTACATCCGTGGAGAGGTTGAGATCAACCAGGTCGGGGCTGAGGTCGGGATGACCGAACCGGCCGACGATGAGTGGAAAATCATCGAGAGGTATGTCCACAGGTACTGCAAGGCCTTCGGGTTTGAATCGAGACAGGCGAAGCTTCTCAAAAGAGAAAAATTCATCAAGCTATATGCTAAATCGTCCAGACCGTATGGAATGTTGTACGCGTATTGATCAATTCTGACTGCGGGGTCCTCCGCACGAAATTTTCCTGATGTCTAATAATTGTGCCGCCTTTCCCTCCCGTGGTCCTGTCCTTCATCCCCACCCCGGCGCTAATCATCGGTTCGTTTGCTGAAAGGATGAAGTTTTCCGCAATGCTCCTTTTCTCAGCCATCTGGTCCATAGTGGTCTACGCACCGGTCGCCCATTGGGTCTGGGGCGGCGGATGGCTTCAGAGCATGGGGGTTATGGATTTCGCCGGCGGAATAGTTGTCCACATCAATGCCGGCGTAGCGGGTCTTGTCACTGCTCTTTACCTTGGCAAACGCAAGGGATACCCAAGGACTCCCATGCCGGCGCATGCAACGCTCCCCGGATTCACTGCCCGGCCTGGTCATGAAATACCCGTTTCAGATGCCCCTTGACCATCTCCTCGAAATCCGAATCCTGGTTGCTCCGGTAGGTGAGGGATGATGCGATTTCGCTGGCGAGGATGGCGGACCGGTATTTCCCGGGAAGCTTGTTGATCCTCGCGTGGTACTTCCGGTTTTCCCTCAGTAACCGGGGAAGATGGCTGAAAAGGGCCATGCGGAAAAGCCGGTTTGCGAATAGCTTCGGGTGGTCCTGGAGGTAGCTGAAGAGCCTGGCGTAATGATCATTGATCTCAACGCTGATGGCGTCCGATATTTCAGTGAAAAGAAGCTTTCCGTTTGACTCCTTGAACCGGTCCAGGATCAGGCGGGCCTCATCCGCGGCTCGCTTCTCCAGGATCTCGATTACGTCCGAAACATACCGTTCCTTGTTGGCCAGAAACTCCTTTTCGCCCATTATGAGGTTGGCGATGACCTCGTAGGAGGATGAGATGACGCCGCACTTGTTGGCGGATGCGTCCCGCATGATTACAATCCCCCTTTTCTGAAGTTGAACGCGTGCGTCGGGGGTAATAAATGAGTTGGCGCCCTCCACGATGGCCCGCAAAGTCGGTTCGCCGCCTTCCGGGAAAAATTTCCGCCAATTTCCGTCATGGACTGTCTCGGGCCGGCCGCCGGCGGGGATGAACAGGTCGGCACGGACCTCAAAGATCAGGCTGTCGTACTCCCTGTGGAAATCGTCGGGTGACAGCCACTGTTCCACAAGCTCGCCGGATTCGGACCTGGAGACCTTTCGGTAGAGGGTTTTCAGCCCCTCCGCCCGTGGGTTGGACCTGAAGAGGAGAAACCCTCCTTTGTGAAGCTTTGACGGCCTGAAGGCGTCGATATCGCCCGTAAACAGGATCCTCTTCAGTTCCGACCGACTCCCCCCGTCTGGGTCAAAGAGGGCGCCTGTGCCGTCGAGAATGAGGTTGATCTTCACCCTGGGGCATTTTTCAAAAAGAATCCTGATGGCGTTTCCCGCCACGTCACCGTTGGGACCGCCCGTGAACTTGACCGAGAAGGCATCCCGGGAGATGTCCTTTCCCAGATCCTCCATGGTGATTTCGGCGAACTTCACCACACCCGTGGAGGTCACCCCGTACTCCTTGTGGTTGATACCGTTCTTTTTGCTGGAGATGATCCCATCCCCCAGCATGTATCCGCGCCTCACCGAGAGACTGGCGATGGTTTCGATCATGGAATCGTGCATGTTCTCATCGGGCCCCAGCTCGATGGGTTCATCCTCTCCATAGTAGTCAACGACCCGTGGGTTACTGACCTTGCCGTTCTCGGTGATGAAAATGTCAAGGAAGGCGTTGATGAATCCGTACTGCAGTTTGTACATCCTCTGGGTAACGAAATCGGCGTCCTCCAGACCGGAAGCGTCCAGTACTACAACCATCTTGGAACCACCCTCGTATATATCCTTGTTTTTCAGGTGTTGTGTGTGGGCCAGGACGAAAACCTCGCGGAATAACGTATCGGTGTTGGTGACGTAGTCGTCCCGGTTTCCGGTGATGATCGTCCGCCATCCGCCCCTTGCGATATCTGAAAAACCGATATGGTAGCCAACCCCGAAACGGCCGAAGAAAAATGTGATTCTGAAGGGGGTTTTGGGCGGCAGGTCGGCGGTGAAGGCGGAGTCCAGGCTGGAAAGGTATTTCGGGTCCAGGCGGAACGCCAGGGCCTGTTTGCCGAGGACGAAGAAGTTGGTCTTCAATGTGTTGCGGATGAAGGTAATGCAGCATCTGAAAATGCTCCTTCGAAATTCGTCCAGGTACCTGTGGCCGGTGTTGTAGCCTTCAACGGTTTCCTCGGTCTTCCTAAGGAGATTCTTATATTGTACCTCCCGCTCTGAGATTCCGGGGGAGAATCGTGTTCTGAACAGGTCCACCAGCTGCAGGGAGATGTTGGGATTGGAGTGGAAGGCCAGTTTGACGTCATCGATGTGGTAGCTTTCCTGCCGGTTGCGGGCGAGGTTCGTATGGCAAAAGGCGATAAAGGCGTTGATAAGGGACGCATCCTCCCCGGACATGATGTCCCTGGTAGTAAAATATTGGTAGGTGTAGGAGTTGGTGGAGAGGATCTGGGTATTATAAAGCTCGTTGCGCAGTCGTTCAAACAGTTCCGTGCCTTTGGTGACCGCCTGGGTTTCCCTGGCCCGGGCGTAAAAGGTCCCCAGGAAATAGGGATGAACGCCGTTGCTGATGTTGAGGCAGTAGGTGCGCTGGATACCGATGCTCAGGCGGTTGAAGGCCTCCATGATCTGCAGCAGAAAATCCTTCTGTGGAGGGTTTCCGGCGGCGAACAGGACCCTGTATCCTTCCGTTTCATCCGGTTCCTTTGTCTCTTCGACGTCCAGGAAGACCCCGCCCTTTGCATTGCCCTGGTAGAAGAGCCATAGGAGCTGGGCGACCCTCCTGGGAGGTGAGATGCGCACGTAGTTCCGGTTATTCAGCCAGATGATCTTCAGGTAGCGGTCAAAACGGTCGAAATCAAAGGCCGGGTAGTACTCCCTGAGGGCATCGAGGATCTTTACCCCGATGCCGCGGGGGACGGAAACCCCCGCCGCCCCGGCGATGGTCCGGTGGTTCTTGCGGTCGAACTCGTAGCGCTGGATCTCCAGGGAATGTTCAAGACCGGGAATGGGGCCGAGGGAGTGGATGATCTCCGTATAGGTGATCTCCCTGTCATGGAGGGTTCGAAGCGTCCCGTAGAGGGAACCCGGTACATTCCGGCAGGCCAGGATCAGGGCTTTTTCCCTGTCCGCCAGGATGAGTCTGTGGTTTGCGGCGAGGGTATTAAGCTGCATGGCGAGGGTGGTGAGCGCATCGATTTCCTCCTTCATGGTGATGAAGAAGTAGGGGTGCATCTGCTCTTCGAGCCACTGGAGGTTTTCCTTGCCATGCCGGTGAAAAACCCCGATCCGGCTTTGGATATCAGCTATGAGACGGCGTTCGGGCCTGTTATGCATTTTGAAATCCCCCTGTTACTTAAAGAACGTTCA from Deltaproteobacteria bacterium encodes the following:
- a CDS encoding ammonium transporter, producing MKFSAMLLFSAIWSIVVYAPVAHWVWGGGWLQSMGVMDFAGGIVVHINAGVAGLVTALYLGKRKGYPRTPMPAHATLPGFTARPGHEIPVSDAP
- a CDS encoding amino acid dehydrogenase, which codes for MHNRPERRLIADIQSRIGVFHRHGKENLQWLEEQMHPYFFITMKEEIDALTTLAMQLNTLAANHRLILADREKALILACRNVPGSLYGTLRTLHDREITYTEIIHSLGPIPGLEHSLEIQRYEFDRKNHRTIAGAAGVSVPRGIGVKILDALREYYPAFDFDRFDRYLKIIWLNNRNYVRISPPRRVAQLLWLFYQGNAKGGVFLDVEETKEPDETEGYRVLFAAGNPPQKDFLLQIMEAFNRLSIGIQRTYCLNISNGVHPYFLGTFYARARETQAVTKGTELFERLRNELYNTQILSTNSYTYQYFTTRDIMSGEDASLINAFIAFCHTNLARNRQESYHIDDVKLAFHSNPNISLQLVDLFRTRFSPGISEREVQYKNLLRKTEETVEGYNTGHRYLDEFRRSIFRCCITFIRNTLKTNFFVLGKQALAFRLDPKYLSSLDSAFTADLPPKTPFRITFFFGRFGVGYHIGFSDIARGGWRTIITGNRDDYVTNTDTLFREVFVLAHTQHLKNKDIYEGGSKMVVVLDASGLEDADFVTQRMYKLQYGFINAFLDIFITENGKVSNPRVVDYYGEDEPIELGPDENMHDSMIETIASLSVRRGYMLGDGIISSKKNGINHKEYGVTSTGVVKFAEITMEDLGKDISRDAFSVKFTGGPNGDVAGNAIRILFEKCPRVKINLILDGTGALFDPDGGSRSELKRILFTGDIDAFRPSKLHKGGFLLFRSNPRAEGLKTLYRKVSRSESGELVEQWLSPDDFHREYDSLIFEVRADLFIPAGGRPETVHDGNWRKFFPEGGEPTLRAIVEGANSFITPDARVQLQKRGIVIMRDASANKCGVISSSYEVIANLIMGEKEFLANKERYVSDVIEILEKRAADEARLILDRFKESNGKLLFTEISDAISVEINDHYARLFSYLQDHPKLFANRLFRMALFSHLPRLLRENRKYHARINKLPGKYRSAILASEIASSLTYRSNQDSDFEEMVKGHLKRVFHDQAGQ